One genomic window of Chelonoidis abingdonii isolate Lonesome George chromosome 5, CheloAbing_2.0, whole genome shotgun sequence includes the following:
- the TMEM184C gene encoding transmembrane protein 184C gives MPCTCGNWRRWIRPLVVVLYVVGLLVAVPLCVWELQKLEVGIHTKAWFIAGIFLLMTIPISLWDILQHLVHYTQPELQKPIIRILWMVPIYSLDSWIALKYPNIAIYVDTCRECYEAYVIYNFMVFLSNYLTTRYPNLVLIIEAKDQQRHLPPLCCCPSWAMGEVLLFRCKLGVLQYTVVRPLTTIIALICELVGVYDEGNFSFKNAWTYLVILNNMSQLFAMYCLVLFYKVLREELNPIQPVGKFLCVKMVVFVSFWQAVLIALLVKIGVISEKRTWEWQSVEAVATGLQDFIICVEMFFAAIAHHYSFSYKPYVQEAEEGSCFDSFLAMWDISDIRADISEQVRNVGRTVLGQPRKIFFAEDHEQNEHTSLLSSSTQDPISDAASVPSSPMSGHYQGFGHTVTPLTIPTTTTVSDGIYNTVVAEENEDYPVPGHNTSEKPLDKS, from the exons ATGCCGTGCACCTGCGGCAACTGGCGGAGGTGGATCCGGCCGCTCGTCGTTGTTCTCTACGTTGTGGGGCTGCTGGTAGCGGTTCCTTTGTGCGTGTGGGAGCTGCAGAAGCTGGAG GTTGGAATTCATACCAAAGCATGGTTTATTGCTGGAATTTTTCTACTGATGACGATACCAATTTCTCTCTGGGATATATTGCAACACTTAGTTCACTATACTCAACCTGAATTACAGAAACCAATAATAAG GATTCTATGGATGGTGCCGATTTACAGTTTAGACAGC TGGATAGCTTTGAAATATCCCAACATTGCAATATATGTGGATACCTGTAGAGAATGCTATGAAGCATACGTCATCTACAATTTTATGGTATTCCTTTCAAACTATTTAACCACCCGGTATCCAAATCTGGTATTAATCATAGAAGCCAAAGATCAGCAGAGACATCTACCTCCCCTTTGTTGTTGTCCATCATGGGCTATGGGAGA AGTTTTATTATTTAGATGTAAACTAGGCGTGTTGCAGTACACTGTTGTCAGACCACTTACCACCATTATTGCTCT AATCTGTGAGTTGGTTGGTGTATATGATGAAGGAAACTTTAGCTTCAAAAATGCTTGGACTTACTTGGTTATCCTTAACAATATGTCACAACTG ttTGCGATGTATTGCCTTGTGCTTTTTTATAAAGTACTGCGTGAAGAGCTGAACCCAATCCAGCCTGTTGGCAAGTTTCTTTGTGTGAAGATGGTAGTTTTTGTTTCCTTCTG GCAAGCTGTACTTATTGCACTGCTGGTGAAAATTGGTGTTATTTCCGAAAAACGCACCTGGGAATGGCAAAGTGTGGAAGCTGTGGCCACAGGCCTACAG GATTTTATCATCTGTGTGGAGATGTTCTTTGCTGCTATTGCTCATCACTACAGTTTTTCCTATAAACCTTATGTCCAAGAAGCTGAAGAAGGATCATGCTTTGATTCCTTTCTTGCAATGTGGGATATTTCTGATATTAGGGCAGATATATCTGAACAGGTTCGGAATGTTG GAAGGACAGTGTTGGGCCAaccaaggaaaatattttttgctgaGGATCATGAACAAAACGAACATACAAGTTTACTGTCTTCATCTACTCAAGACCCAATTTCCgatgctgcttctgtgccatCTTCACCCATGAGTGGCCACTACCAGGGGTTTGGACACACTGTGACACCTCTGACTATACCTACAACCACCACGGTATCTGATGGCATTTATAACACTGTTGTTGCAGAAGAGAATGAGGATTACCCTGTTCCAGGGCATAATACATCTGAGAAACCTTTGGATAAAAGTTAA